Proteins encoded by one window of Camelus bactrianus isolate YW-2024 breed Bactrian camel chromosome 9, ASM4877302v1, whole genome shotgun sequence:
- the GPR61 gene encoding G-protein coupled receptor 61, with translation MESSPIPQSSGNSSTLGRVPQTPGPSTASGVPEVGLRDVASESVALFFMLLLDLTAVAGNAAVMAVIAKTPALRKFVFVFHLCLVDLLAALTLMPLAMLSSSALFDHDLFGEVACRLYLFLSVCFVSLAILSVSAINVERYYYVVHPMRYEVRMTLGLVASVLVGVWVKALAMASVPVLGRVSQEEGAPSVPLGCSLQWSHSAYCQLFVVVFAVLYFLLPLLLILVVYCSMFRVARVAAMQHGPLPTWMETPRQRSESLSSRSTMVTSSGAPQTTPHRTFGGGKAAVVLLAVGGQFLLCWLPYFSFHLYVALSAQPMSTGQVENVVTWIGYFCFTSNPFFYGCLNRQIRGELSKQFVCFFKQAPEEELRLPSREGSIEENFLQFLQATGCPTESWVSRPVPSPKQEPPAVDFRIPGQIAEETSEFLEQQLTSDIIMSDSYLRPAPSPRLES, from the coding sequence ATGGAGTCCTCACCCATCCCCCAGTCATCAGGGAACTCTTCCACTCTAGGGAGGGTCCCTCAAACCCCAGGTCCTTCTACTGCCAGTGGAGTCCCAGAGGTGGGGCTGCGGGACGTGGCTTCAGAATCCGTGGCCCTCTTCTTCATGCTCCTGCTGGACTTGACCGCTGTGGCTGGCAATGCTGCTGTGATGGCTGTTATCGCCAAGACACCCGCTCTCCGAAAATTTGTCTTTGTCTTCCACCTCTGCCTGGTGGACCTGCTGGCCGCCCTGACCCTCATGCCCCTGGCTATGCTCTCCAGCTCTGCCCTCTTTGACCATGACCTCTTTGGGGAGGTCGCCTGCCGCCTCTACTTGTTCCTGAGCGTATGTTTTGTCAGCCTGGCCATTCTCTCGGTGTCGGCCATCAACGTGGAGCGCTACTATTATGTGGTCCACCCCATGCGCTATGAGGTGCGCATGACACTAGGGCTGGTGGCCTCTGTTCTGGTGGGTGTGTGGGTAAAGGCCTTGGCCATGGCTTCTGTGCCAGTGTTAGGAAGGGTCTCCCAGGAGGAAGGAGCTCCCAGTGTACCCCTAGGCTGCTCACTCCAATGGAGCCACAGTGCCTACTGCCAGCTTTTTGTGGTGGTCTTTGCTGTCCTTTACTTCTTGTTGCCCCTGCTCCTCATCCTTGTGGTCTACTGCAGCATGTTCCGAGTAGCCCGTGTGGCTGCCATGCAGCACGGACCGCTGCCCACGTGGATGGAGACGCCCCGGCAACGCTCTGAGTCTCTCAGCAGCCGCTCCACTATGGTCACCAGCTCGGGGGCGCCCCAGACCACCCCGCACCGGACGTttgggggagggaaggcagcGGTGGTCCTCCTGGCCGTGGGAGGACAGTTCCTGCTCTGTTGGTTGCCCTACTTTTCCTTTCACCTCTATGTTGCCCTAAGTGCTCAGCCCATGTCGACTGGGCAGGTGGAGAATGTGGTGACCTGGATCGGCTACTTCTGCTTCACTTCCAACCCTTTCTTCTATGGATGTCTCAATCGGCAGATTCGGGGGGAGCTCAGCAAGCAGTTTGTCTGCTTTTTCAAGCAGGCTCCAGAGGAGGAGCTGAGGCTGCCGAGCCGGGAGGGCTCCATTGAggagaacttcctgcagtttcttCAGGCGACTGGCTGTCCCACGGAGTCCTGGGTTTCCCGACCCGTACCCAGCCCCAAGCAGGAGCCACCTGCTGTTGACTTTCGAATTCCAGGCCAGATAGCCGAGGAGACCTCTGAGTTTCTGGAGCAACAGCTCACCAGCGACATCATCATGTCGGACAGCTACCTCCGTCCTGCCCCCTCACCGCGACTGGAGTCATGA